In one window of Luteitalea sp. DNA:
- a CDS encoding NAD(P) transhydrogenase subunit alpha, whose product MDSFLPILTIFVLAAFLGFELISKVPPLLHTPLMSGANAISGITIVGALISVATPNPVTTILGLVALVFATTNVVGGFLVTNRMLSMFKKKD is encoded by the coding sequence ATGGATTCGTTTCTCCCGATTCTCACGATCTTCGTCCTCGCCGCGTTCCTGGGCTTCGAGCTGATCTCGAAGGTGCCACCGCTGCTCCACACGCCGTTGATGTCTGGGGCCAATGCCATCTCTGGCATCACCATCGTCGGGGCGCTCATCTCGGTGGCCACGCCCAATCCGGTCACGACGATCCTCGGCCTGGTGGCACTGGTGTTCGCAACGACGAACGTTGTGGGCGGCTTCCTCGTCACCAACCGCATGCTCAGCATGTTCAAGAAGAAGGATTGA
- a CDS encoding DUF1080 domain-containing protein, producing the protein MRKHRCIPYMIAVALCATTTVALSRATTDNGVDVGWPVYRGDPKGNQYAPLAQIHAANVHKLRPVWEYRTRDANERSTMHVNPIVVNGVMYVTTPSLKAGALDAATGRERWVFDPAKYNDGKIVRLRNRGVTYWKGAEGERIFHFVRDRVYAIDATSGALMTSFGRGGFIDLRQDLGVDPTTAVIEMTSPGAVFENLLIIASRVNESYDASPGHIRAYDTVSGDLEWIFHTIPRDGQPGHETWEWVEGESYGGANAWGGLTIDEKRGWLFAATGSATEDFYGGFRKGDNLFANCVLAIDAATGELQWHYQTVHHDLWDYDNPPAPILVTLRTEDTPRDAVVQLTKMGFTFVLDRDTSKPLFPVDEVPVPRSTVPGEEASPTQPIPRIPRPLVRQSLTEADLTDITPEARVHALKTFRRYLSGPIYTPPSLQGTITTPGHLGGAEWHGASFDPMLNLLYVNVNEVPTINRLRAVHELPGDVEATPAQLGRQIYDRTCAACHGAERQGVPPQTPALLDMKKTPEEIETVIKQGRNAMPAFRQFGPRELSALSAYLTMPPGEVESIVNPESIPDRYTLDGYPLFLDPHGVPAISPPWGTLNAIDLITGEINWTVPLGEYPRLAAKGIRHTGTLNFGGAVATAGGVIFIAATADEKIRAFEKHSGRMLWEHQLPAGGYATPSVYMIDGRQYLAIAAGGSGKNATKSGDSIIAFALPEPSDESQQTSQSSPPIGSSEWIELFDGSSLDGWVHMNGAHNFTVEDGAIVGRTVEGSAAMNSFLCSLREFDDFELELETAIDRITNSGIQIRTQVRPIKGTGRAFESAAGRVNGPQVEIRRFYEGQPATGLLYGEALGTDWLSSQEKIDQGHPHFIDDGWNKLRIVARGPRIQTWVNGHQIEDIVNHEVYKTHRRGFIGLQVHGVSNRELDLPIHAGSGVTKSQPLVVKWRNIRVRPL; encoded by the coding sequence ATGAGAAAACACCGGTGTATCCCGTACATGATCGCGGTCGCGTTGTGCGCGACCACGACCGTGGCATTGAGCCGCGCGACGACCGACAACGGCGTCGACGTGGGCTGGCCCGTCTATCGAGGCGATCCCAAGGGCAACCAATACGCCCCGCTTGCCCAAATCCACGCGGCGAACGTCCACAAGCTCCGGCCCGTGTGGGAATACCGTACGCGTGATGCGAACGAGCGCTCGACGATGCACGTCAACCCGATCGTCGTGAACGGCGTGATGTATGTGACGACGCCGAGCTTGAAAGCGGGGGCCTTGGATGCGGCGACAGGTCGGGAGCGCTGGGTGTTCGATCCGGCCAAGTACAACGACGGCAAGATTGTCAGGCTGCGCAATCGCGGTGTCACCTATTGGAAAGGCGCTGAGGGCGAGCGAATCTTCCATTTCGTCCGAGACCGCGTCTACGCCATCGACGCGACATCGGGCGCCCTGATGACGTCGTTCGGACGGGGCGGCTTCATCGACCTCAGGCAGGACCTCGGCGTCGACCCGACGACGGCAGTCATCGAGATGACGTCGCCTGGCGCCGTGTTCGAGAACCTGCTGATCATCGCGTCACGCGTCAACGAGAGCTACGATGCCTCGCCGGGACACATCCGCGCTTACGACACGGTGTCGGGAGATCTCGAATGGATCTTTCACACCATCCCGCGCGACGGTCAGCCGGGACACGAGACCTGGGAGTGGGTCGAGGGAGAAAGCTACGGCGGCGCCAATGCGTGGGGCGGCTTGACGATCGATGAGAAGCGAGGGTGGCTGTTTGCGGCGACCGGTTCTGCGACCGAAGATTTCTACGGCGGCTTTCGCAAGGGCGACAATCTGTTTGCCAACTGCGTGCTGGCGATCGATGCGGCCACCGGCGAGCTGCAGTGGCACTATCAGACCGTTCACCACGACCTCTGGGACTATGACAACCCGCCAGCGCCGATCCTGGTAACGCTCAGGACTGAAGACACCCCCCGAGACGCGGTCGTCCAGCTCACGAAGATGGGCTTCACCTTCGTGCTCGACCGAGATACCAGCAAGCCGTTGTTCCCGGTCGACGAGGTTCCCGTTCCACGTTCAACCGTTCCTGGGGAAGAGGCATCCCCGACTCAGCCCATCCCGCGCATACCGCGACCACTGGTGAGACAGTCACTCACCGAGGCAGACCTGACCGACATCACGCCGGAGGCGCGCGTCCACGCGCTGAAAACCTTTCGAAGGTACCTGTCGGGGCCGATCTACACACCACCCAGCCTGCAGGGCACGATCACGACGCCAGGTCATCTGGGCGGCGCCGAATGGCACGGCGCGAGCTTCGATCCGATGTTGAACCTGCTCTACGTCAACGTGAACGAGGTGCCGACGATCAACCGGCTCAGAGCGGTCCATGAGCTGCCTGGCGATGTCGAAGCAACTCCAGCGCAGTTGGGTCGCCAGATCTATGACCGAACCTGTGCCGCGTGCCACGGCGCCGAGAGACAAGGCGTGCCGCCGCAGACGCCCGCCCTTCTGGATATGAAGAAGACACCTGAGGAGATCGAGACGGTGATCAAGCAAGGGCGCAATGCGATGCCTGCCTTCCGACAGTTCGGTCCGCGCGAGTTGAGCGCGCTGTCAGCCTACTTGACGATGCCACCGGGCGAGGTCGAGAGCATCGTCAACCCCGAGAGCATTCCCGACCGCTACACGCTCGATGGCTATCCGCTGTTCCTCGATCCACACGGCGTGCCGGCAATCTCGCCGCCGTGGGGAACGCTCAACGCCATCGATCTCATCACGGGAGAGATCAACTGGACGGTACCGCTCGGTGAGTATCCTCGGCTGGCGGCGAAGGGCATCCGCCATACGGGCACGCTGAACTTCGGCGGGGCCGTGGCGACGGCGGGAGGCGTGATCTTCATTGCTGCGACTGCTGACGAGAAGATTCGCGCGTTCGAGAAGCACTCGGGCAGGATGCTCTGGGAGCATCAACTGCCGGCCGGCGGCTACGCGACACCGAGCGTGTACATGATCGACGGCAGACAGTACCTCGCGATCGCCGCCGGCGGAAGCGGAAAGAATGCCACCAAGTCTGGCGACTCCATTATCGCCTTCGCGCTGCCCGAGCCCAGCGACGAATCTCAGCAGACGAGCCAGAGCTCGCCTCCGATAGGGAGCTCCGAGTGGATCGAGTTGTTCGACGGCTCCAGCTTGGATGGCTGGGTTCACATGAACGGTGCACACAACTTCACGGTGGAAGACGGCGCCATCGTGGGCAGGACCGTGGAAGGAAGCGCAGCCATGAACTCCTTCTTGTGCTCGCTGCGGGAGTTCGACGATTTCGAGCTCGAGCTCGAGACTGCTATCGATAGGATCACCAATTCGGGCATCCAGATCCGGACCCAGGTCCGCCCCATCAAGGGGACAGGCCGAGCCTTTGAGTCCGCCGCCGGCCGAGTCAATGGTCCGCAAGTCGAAATCAGGCGATTCTACGAAGGGCAGCCGGCAACCGGCCTTCTGTACGGCGAGGCGCTGGGCACCGACTGGCTATCGTCACAGGAGAAGATCGACCAAGGCCATCCTCATTTCATCGACGACGGTTGGAACAAGCTGCGCATTGTTGCGAGAGGGCCGCGGATTCAGACGTGGGTCAATGGCCACCAGATCGAAGACATCGTCAATCATGAGGTCTACAAGACACACCGCCGCGGATTCATCGGGCTGCAGGTCCACGGCGTGAGCAACCGCGAGCTCGACCTGCCGATCCACGCGGGCTCCGGCGTGACGAAGAGTCAGCCGCTGGTCGTGAAATGGCGGAACATCCGAGTGCGGCCACTATAG
- a CDS encoding amidohydrolase family protein, with translation MMRVRLERYVLPLILLLAQGGLLDITRVAAAQRQAAQSDASVDILIRGGLVVDGTGRAPFTGDVAVKDGRITEVGQLDATSAETIIDAQGLVVAPGFIDVHTHADRVARTPDAENFTRMGVTTIVAGNCGSSVVDVGEALREIERTKVALNVATLVGHNTVRATVMGRARRPPTDRELERMRAMVAQAMRDGAIGLSTGLEYVPGTYAETPEIVALAEEACRSGGLYTTHMRNEGTAVERAVTEAIEVGRQASCPVQISHLKIDSPSRWGRSTQLLQAIQDAQQAGVDVRADQYAYAASSSSLSIRFPSWVLEGGAAAIEKRLADTETWQRIQKEIRATLTERGFKDFAFAIVASHEADPSVNGLSIADIAEKRHGSRSLEHQLEVARALMRAGGARMVYHVMSEEDVRRIMRDPSVAVASDASVLELGDGVPHPRGYGNTARLLAHYVRETQTLQLEEAVRKMTSLPASHFGFRDRGVIEAGARADLVLFDQKQVDAPSTFEKPHAYATGIPHVLVNGVFVIRDDKPTGARPGMVLKGGSDVGDKVTR, from the coding sequence ATGATGCGCGTGCGCCTCGAACGATATGTGCTTCCACTGATCTTGTTGCTCGCGCAGGGCGGGCTCTTGGACATCACGCGCGTTGCTGCGGCGCAACGTCAGGCAGCGCAGAGTGATGCGTCGGTCGACATATTGATCCGCGGTGGGCTCGTCGTGGACGGCACGGGTAGAGCACCATTTACCGGCGACGTGGCCGTGAAAGATGGACGCATCACGGAAGTGGGGCAGCTCGATGCGACGTCAGCGGAGACCATCATCGACGCGCAGGGCCTGGTGGTGGCACCCGGCTTCATCGATGTGCACACGCACGCCGACCGCGTTGCTCGAACGCCGGACGCGGAGAACTTCACGCGGATGGGCGTCACGACCATTGTCGCGGGCAACTGCGGCTCGTCAGTCGTGGATGTCGGCGAGGCGCTTCGTGAGATCGAGCGCACGAAAGTCGCCCTGAACGTCGCGACGCTCGTTGGCCACAATACGGTGCGCGCGACGGTGATGGGCCGCGCGCGTCGGCCGCCTACCGACCGTGAGCTCGAGCGCATGCGCGCCATGGTCGCTCAGGCCATGCGTGACGGTGCGATCGGCCTATCGACGGGACTGGAATACGTTCCGGGAACGTATGCGGAGACACCCGAGATCGTGGCGCTTGCGGAAGAGGCGTGCCGGTCGGGTGGGCTCTACACGACGCACATGCGCAACGAGGGGACCGCCGTCGAGCGCGCCGTAACGGAAGCCATCGAGGTGGGGCGCCAGGCCAGCTGCCCCGTCCAGATCTCGCACCTGAAGATCGATAGCCCAAGCCGATGGGGCCGCAGCACACAGCTGTTGCAGGCAATCCAGGACGCCCAGCAAGCAGGCGTCGACGTGCGCGCTGATCAGTACGCCTACGCCGCGTCCAGCTCCTCACTCAGCATACGGTTTCCATCGTGGGTGCTCGAAGGTGGAGCGGCCGCCATCGAGAAGCGACTGGCAGACACGGAGACGTGGCAGCGTATTCAAAAGGAAATACGCGCCACGCTGACGGAGCGCGGCTTCAAGGATTTCGCCTTTGCCATCGTCGCCTCCCACGAGGCCGATCCGTCGGTCAACGGTCTCTCGATTGCCGACATCGCCGAGAAACGCCACGGCTCGCGAAGTCTTGAACATCAGCTCGAGGTTGCGCGTGCTCTGATGCGCGCCGGCGGCGCACGGATGGTCTATCACGTGATGTCGGAGGAGGACGTGCGTCGGATCATGCGTGATCCGTCAGTGGCCGTGGCATCCGATGCCAGCGTGCTCGAGCTCGGCGACGGCGTCCCTCACCCACGCGGCTATGGCAACACCGCCCGGCTGTTGGCCCACTACGTTCGCGAGACGCAGACGCTGCAGTTGGAGGAGGCTGTGCGTAAGATGACCTCCCTGCCTGCGTCGCATTTCGGCTTTCGAGATCGCGGCGTGATCGAAGCTGGCGCTCGAGCCGACCTCGTCTTGTTCGACCAGAAGCAGGTCGACGCACCATCCACCTTCGAAAAGCCACATGCCTACGCGACCGGTATCCCCCACGTCCTCGTCAATGGGGTCTTCGTCATCCGCGATGACAAGCCGACAGGGGCGAGACCTGGCATGGTGCTGAAGGGCGGAAGCGACGTGGGTGACAAGGTGACCAGGTGA